The Proteiniborus ethanoligenes DNA window AATTGAGTAGTTAAGTACAAATTTCTTTCAATATTAGTTGCATCCACTACATTTATTACTACATCAGGATTATCCTTCATAATAAAATCTCTTGCAACTACTTCGTCTTCAGAATAAGCCCCTAAGCTGTATGTTCCAGGCAAATCAATTATTTTGTATCTTTTGTCATTAATTTTAAGAGTGCCTTCCTTCTTCTCCACTGTAACACCCGGCCAATTGCCTACATGCTGGTTAGCTCCAGTAAGAGCGTTAAAAATTGTAGTTTTCCCACTATTGGGATTACCAACTAAAGCTATAGTACTCAAATAATCTCCTCCCTTGCGTTAATAATAATCATTCTCAATAGCTAGTCAAAAAAATTTAATGACTCAATTAGCCCTTATCATTATTTTTTGAGCCAGTCCCCTTCCAAGAGCAATCTTACTGCCTGCTAAAGAAACTATAATAGGACCTATGTCATTTTTTATAACTTTTACTTCTGAACCTGTGTTGAAACCCATTTCATAAAGTCTTTTAGAGACTTTTTCGCCTCCCGCAATATTATCAACCATACCAATTTCACCTTCCATAAAAAAACTTAAAGGTCTACTTGTCATAAAAATATCCTCCTATCTAAACTATTCTACAATTATGCTAACAGCTTCATTTTTTCTCAATGAAAGCTTATACCCTCTTACTAGAATTTCCATAGGATCACCTAAAGGAGCCTTGCCTGTAATCTCTAACTTGACTCCAGGTACTATACCCATCTCTAGAAGCCTTTTTCTAATTTGCACTTCTTTTGATATTTCTTTAACTTTTACCTTTGAACCTACAGGAAACTTATCTAAACTATTCATAGAACCCCTCCAATCGTAATGATAATCGTTATCAATAACATGGTATAATATAATCTTATAAATGTCAATGTTTTATTCTTATACTTCATAATAATTAAATTATGCAGCTAGTCTGATTGCATTAATTTTTCAAACATAATATATAAAAGAAGCTTCTGTAAAGCCATAAGGCTTCCATAGCTCCTTTTATCTGGGGGGAAAAATAAGTGTTAAGTATGTTTATATCACTACTTTCATATTACCAACTAGCACATAGACCAATAGCTTTAGGACCAATATGAGATCCTATAACAGGACCTAATTCATCTATTGTAATAATTGCATTTGTAAATTTCTTTTCTAATTGTGCTTTATAAGCCTCAGCTTCCTTTATATTCTGCACATGTGCAATTGAGATTATCTTTACATTTTCAGGAACCATAGATATTATTGCTTCCATAGCTCTCTTTTTTCCTCTTTCCTTTCCTATAGGTTCTAATTTACCATTTATTAATCCAATTACAGGCTTAATATTGAGTAATGTTCCTATAAAAGCAGTAGCATTAGATAGTCTTCCGCCACGCTTCAAATACTCTAATGTATCTACAGTAAGGTTTATGCTCATGTTTTTTATTTGGATTAGTATCTCTTTTTCTATTTCGGCTCTTCTAAATCCCTGTTCTACTAGTAAGACCGCCTTCTCTACAAGAAGCTTTAAGTTACCTGCAGATGTCTTTGAATCAATTACTGTTATTTTATCTGTTTCAAGCATATCAGCACCCAGTCTAGCACTATTATATGTACCGCTTAGTTCTGATGAAATGGTTAAAACAATTATTTCATCTCCGGTTTCAAAAGCCTTTTTATATGCTTCAATAAAGTCACCTGTTGAAGGCTGTGATGTAGTTGGAAACTCTTTTGTGTTTACTAATTTTTCATAAAACTCATTAAATTCCCCAGGAAATCCTTCTTTATTTATCTCTCCACAAAAATTTACTGAAAGAGGAACTATTTCAACTCTATTTTTATTAGCATATTCTTTAGTTACATATGCTGTGCTATCTGTAATAATCTTGATCCTACTCATCTGTATTCCTCCTAATAATAGTATAAGTTTATAGTACCAGATACTAATATCTAGTGCAAGCTTTATTTATGAACAAAATCAACTATAAAATCGTGTTTTCATTTTCTTTATGATATAATGTAGAAAAATAAGTACAAAAGGAGGAATCTTATTGAAAAGGTTTATTATTATAATCCTGTTAATATTCTTAGTCAATTCTTCTTTTAGTTTTTCTGAAGATGAATATAATGATTTAGAAGAGAATTTTTTCTATGCCAGAGGTGAAGTTATTGAGGTAATATCAGATGTAGAAGGCATAGATTATAATGATATTAATAGTTTGAATATAGATACTCAAATTTTGAAAATAAGGATTACTAGCGGTAAATATAAAGGGCAAGAATTCATCATTGAAAATCATGTCAGTGGTAACCCAGTATTTGATATTATAGTCAAAAATGGCGATAAGGTTTTATTAGATATTGAAGAGGATTCAGAAGGAATACCTTCTATATATATAACAGATTTTATAAGAGATACATATTTAGGAGTTCTCTTATTAATTTTTGCAGGATTGCTAATTGTTATTGGAAAAATCAAAGGTATTAAATCTATTATTTCTCTTGCTATAACTGGTACTGTTATATTGAAATTTATGCTGCCTATGATACTTAAAGGATTTAATCCTATTTGGGTAGCTATATTATCTGCTACAATAATCACTTCTATATCATTTGTTATAATAGCCGGAATTAATTTTAAATCATTTTCAGCTATTATAGGTACTGTTGGGGGTGTTGTTTTTGCAGGCTTTATTGCTTATACTATTGGTTCCTTAGTTAAATTAACTGGACTGCATAGCGAGGAGGCAAATATGCTTATGTTTATTCCTCAGCAAATTAGCTTTAACTTCCAAGGACTTTTGTTTTCCGGAATAATTATTGGTACCTTAGGTGCGGTAATGGATGTAGCTATGTCAATATCCTCTGCAATGTATGAAATG harbors:
- a CDS encoding FeoA family protein; this translates as MTSRPLSFFMEGEIGMVDNIAGGEKVSKRLYEMGFNTGSEVKVIKNDIGPIIVSLAGSKIALGRGLAQKIMIRAN
- a CDS encoding FeoA family protein, translated to MNSLDKFPVGSKVKVKEISKEVQIRKRLLEMGIVPGVKLEITGKAPLGDPMEILVRGYKLSLRKNEAVSIIVE
- a CDS encoding DegV family protein; translation: MSRIKIITDSTAYVTKEYANKNRVEIVPLSVNFCGEINKEGFPGEFNEFYEKLVNTKEFPTTSQPSTGDFIEAYKKAFETGDEIIVLTISSELSGTYNSARLGADMLETDKITVIDSKTSAGNLKLLVEKAVLLVEQGFRRAEIEKEILIQIKNMSINLTVDTLEYLKRGGRLSNATAFIGTLLNIKPVIGLINGKLEPIGKERGKKRAMEAIISMVPENVKIISIAHVQNIKEAEAYKAQLEKKFTNAIITIDELGPVIGSHIGPKAIGLCASW
- a CDS encoding YibE/F family protein — encoded protein: MKRFIIIILLIFLVNSSFSFSEDEYNDLEENFFYARGEVIEVISDVEGIDYNDINSLNIDTQILKIRITSGKYKGQEFIIENHVSGNPVFDIIVKNGDKVLLDIEEDSEGIPSIYITDFIRDTYLGVLLLIFAGLLIVIGKIKGIKSIISLAITGTVILKFMLPMILKGFNPIWVAILSATIITSISFVIIAGINFKSFSAIIGTVGGVVFAGFIAYTIGSLVKLTGLHSEEANMLMFIPQQISFNFQGLLFSGIIIGTLGAVMDVAMSISSAMYEMKALNPEISSNKLIVSGLNIGKDVMGTMSNTLILAYTGSSVPLMLLFMAYETSIIKIINLDMIATEIVRALSGSIGLIIAIPITAMATGLILKYEHIFPKSQKPN